Proteins co-encoded in one Arachis hypogaea cultivar Tifrunner chromosome 13, arahy.Tifrunner.gnm2.J5K5, whole genome shotgun sequence genomic window:
- the LOC140177625 gene encoding uncharacterized protein has translation MCVDFTDLNKACPKDAYPLPNIDKLVDNASGFQSLSFMDAYSGYNQILMHPEDQNKTAFITEHGNFCYRVMPFGLKNAGETYPRLMDKVFHHQIGRNMEIYVDNMVAKTTQEKSHCDDLKEIFKQIRAYNMRLNLEKCAFGVQGGIMPRDKGNPQNFTRKASLYTNIAGELYRRGFSQPLLKCLSKDEAHEVMNEVHEGVCGNHIGGRALAAKIIRTGSVEHPQTNGQAEAANRVILQALKKMLDSAKGEWAELIPEVLWSYNTTIQTTTGETPFKLVYGSEALIPIEVGTPTLRTDLYDEQRNISARNAELDLVEEDREIAAIKQRAQKQLVERRHNKKVVPRIFEEGDLVLRRTEEARQPLSHGKLAKNWEGPFRVSRVLRMGAYQLQTLQGNPMSGNWNISSLKLYRS, from the exons atgtgcgtcgactttacgGATTTAAACAAAGCTTGTCCTAAGGATGCATACCCTTTGCCAAACATTGACAAGCTTGTAGATAACGCATCGGGTTTCCAAAGcttgagcttcatggatgcatactctgggtATAACCAGATCCTTATGCATCCAGAAGACCAAAACAAAACAGCGTTTATAACTGAGCATGGGAATTTTTGTTATAGagtaatgccatttggtctaAAGAATGCAGGGGAAACTTACCCACGACTGATGGACAAGGTATTCCATCACCAAATAGGTCGGAACATGGAAATCTATGTGGACAATATGGTCGCCAAGACTACTCAAGAAAAGTCACATTGCGACGACCTCAAGGAAATATTTAAACAGATCCGAGCATACAACATGAGGCTCAATCTAGAAAAATGTGCATTTGGAGTCCAGGGAG GTATCATGCCCAGAGACAAGGGAAACCCACAAAACTTCACACGAAAAGCGAGCCTCTACACAAACATAGCTGGAGAGTTATACAGGCGCGGTTTCTCACAACCATTACTAAAATGCCTAAGCAAAGACGAGGCGCACGAAGTAATGAATGAAGTCCATGAAGGAGTTTGCGGGAACCACATTGGAGGACGGGCCCTGGCTGCAAAGATCATCCGAACGGG CTCGGTCgaacacccacaaaccaatgggcaggccgaagcCGCTAACCGAGTTATATTGCAGGCACTAAAGAAAATGCTCGACAGTGCCAAAGGTGAATGGGCAGAACTAATACCAGAGGTGTTGTGGAGTTATAACACCACAATACAAACAACGACGGGCGAAACACCCTTCAAACTGGTCTATGGGTCAGAAGCCTTGATCCCAATAGAGGTCGGAACCCCCACACTCAGAACCGACCTATATGACGAACAACGCAACATAAGTGCAAGAAATGCCGAGCTTGATCTTGTAGAAGAGGACCGGGAAATCGCCGCCATCAAACAAAGAGCCCAGAAACAGCTGGTAGAAAGAAGGCACAACAAAAAAGTGGTGCCGAGGATATTCGAGGAAGGCGACTTAGTCCTCAGACGAACAGAAGAAGCCAGACAACCCCTCTCACATGGAAAACTCGCCAAAAACTGGGAGGGACCATTCCGAGTATCCAGAGTACTCAGAATGGGGGCCTACCAGCTTCAAACACTACAAGGAAATCCAATGTCAGGAAATTGGAATATTTCTTCCCTAAAGTTGTATAGGTCATGA